One part of the Granulicella arctica genome encodes these proteins:
- a CDS encoding Fe-Mn family superoxide dismutase translates to MAFELPALPYDYAGLEPHIDEATMKLHHDKHHQTYVTNLNGAVEKHPELATKSPEDLIKDLAAIPEDVRKVVQNNGGGHVNHTMFWQIMKPHGGGEPNGDIAAQIKADFGDFESFKKLFNETTAKQFGSGWGWLIFEGGKLKIVTTANQDNPLSQGHYPILGNDIWEHAYYLKYQNKRPDYLAAWWNTVNWDEINKRFATAKK, encoded by the coding sequence GTGGCCTTTGAACTTCCCGCCCTTCCGTATGACTACGCCGGACTTGAGCCCCACATCGACGAAGCAACCATGAAGCTTCATCACGACAAGCACCACCAGACCTACGTCACCAACCTGAACGGCGCCGTCGAGAAGCACCCCGAACTCGCCACCAAGTCCCCCGAAGACCTCATCAAGGATCTCGCTGCCATCCCCGAAGACGTCCGCAAGGTCGTCCAGAACAACGGCGGCGGACACGTAAACCACACCATGTTCTGGCAGATCATGAAGCCGCACGGCGGCGGCGAACCCAACGGCGACATCGCAGCCCAGATCAAGGCTGACTTCGGCGACTTCGAGAGCTTCAAGAAGCTCTTCAACGAGACCACCGCCAAGCAGTTCGGCTCCGGCTGGGGATGGCTGATCTTCGAGGGCGGCAAGCTGAAGATCGTCACCACCGCCAACCAGGACAACCCACTCTCCCAGGGCCACTATCCCATCCTCGGCAACGATATCTGGGAGCACGCCTACTACCTCAAGTACCAGAACAAGCGCCCCGACTACCTCGCCGCATGGTGGAACACCGTGAACTGGGACGAGATCAACAAGCGCTTCGCCACCGCAAAGAAGTAG